From the genome of Carassius auratus strain Wakin chromosome 29, ASM336829v1, whole genome shotgun sequence:
tagatGAAAAACTGTAATGGCTTTAATGTTACCAAATAGTGTTTGAAAATGCTGGAAGTTTGCTTTTGGGgctgaatgtgtgttttggtccCGACAGACGGTCTACTCCATGGCCCCGTTCCCGTTCCCCCAGCTGGCTGAGCTCCGGGAGAAATACACCTACAACATCACCCCGTTCCCGACCCCTGTCAGAGCGAACAGCAGGTATGAGAGCTGAAGACACTCAACACTCACAGCACAGATGGCATCCGTGAGAGTTTAGTAGTCATAACACGTGAACATCACGGCAGGGTGCTgttttatggcacatttgtgtaTTCTGGCATGCAAATATCAAATGCAAATGTTCTTTCTTATCTTCACAAACTTTAAGTGTTATGCTTTGTActtgactttattttttaataaatttatgcTTTATACTTGACTTTATAGAAGTGATGTAGGCAAAAtgcaatgataaaagaataacatttgtataaaatttttctctgttaaaatatttttttgcatattattcAATTATActgttttggatatttttttcttaaattgctgatttaattttatttagatattttatttgtgtgcaattattttaaaaaataattttaaatgtatttcttcttTTCAATTGTAAtttcaaacagttgtatttttttgtttttctattttactttaaaataaatgtattattttttagtataattttattgcaatgaaatgtatataattatgttctttaattatttttgtaatatatataatttttatattttatttcatggatggttttattttatcttttattcattcatctttattttaaaatatttaataatgtttaaaaatattattttgcaatttaattaattcacttaattttgtattattttatatacaattttactTCAAGTTTTATTAtggtactttattttttgtttctctttttacaaattatttttaagttaaattattttacataatttagtattttgtataattcagttcaattcaattcacttgtattttttttatttaattaaaaacgtatattacttttatattataatgtatgaaACGTAATATCATATGTGATGTTGTATGTTTCCCATGTCTAGTCTGGCCCTCCATGGATGGGAGAGTGATGATGATGCTGACGTGGATGATGAAGACTCTATTGTCACTGCTCTGGGTTGCCTGGGGCCTCTTGGAGGACTTCTGGCTCCTGAGATCCAAAGATACCAAAAGCACCTTAAAGGTCTGTGTCTAGTTACCTTTCATAAGCCAAAAATCTACTTTGGATTTAATAGTGCAGTCTATGAGGTTGCAAATGTCACTCCTGCTCCATGATTTATGTATTGCTGAACACAGGTATTTATCAAATGCACaagatgttttatttaatgattaGCATTTTATGAGTCACTGAAGCTGTATTGGCATCGTCAGAGTAAGGGAGACctcacaatgcaatgcaaaaagaGATCAGCGTAACTCACTCCGCCAAGCCAACCCTGGCAAATCCTTCCCAATCCTGTCTCAAATGGTTTTAATTTCCTCTGAGGATTTGTCAGCTCGTGTCGTATCTGAGGTGTGTCGAGTTGTTCCAGTGCAACTGAACAAATGAAAGTTTTATAAAAGAGCCAGCGCAGCTCTGTCACAAATAttcttgcatttttattttgcaagtttTCTTTGTGTTCTCATCTGTTCTACAGATCAGAGAGCGGAGCAGAGCTCTCACGGCAGTAACATGGCCGAGCTGAGTCCCGGGGCGGTGGGAGCGGGGCGAGCCGAGCACCAGGCGGCAATCAACAGCATGATGCTGGAGCGCATGAGCACTGACATCAGCGCGCTGAAGAAACAGTACTCGCGCATCAAACAGAAGCAACAGCAGCAGACCGGACTACTATACATCCACACAGGTAGCAGGATCTTCATTTTGAGCATTTACAGCAGTAGATGAGTTCAGGAGGTGACGGAAGGGAATCCATGTAGTGTTGGTCAGTGTGTTTTGACATTGTTCCCAGGACCTCGAGTGGAAGCTGAAACCATTGAACAACATCAAGCCAGTAAACAGCAGAAGCGCCACACCGGTACTGGTTTTTATGGGTCAACTGGTTTTATTATAGATAAGTGTTGCAGAGCCGTCGGTGTCGGGTCTATTGTTGTATAATAAAATGAATCACAATCATTTGGCATTTTGGTGACggttgaattaattaatgaaggtTTTTCAAATCAAGATTTTTGCTTTGCAATGCTCTGGTACATGCtatttaaattattctttaatttcttaaaggggtcctattgtgctcttttacaatgtcttggatttgttctgggggtgtactagaacatgctcGCATGCTTGGTGCTTCGAAAAACGcgtaattttttacattatttacattattacaatacctttctcCACATCCTGGCAAAATGGGCTCGATTGGTTCTGGGTTGATGAAGGCCCGCCTTCCAAAAGAAGAAATGTGATGTGATTGGTTGCtgtcccagtgtgttgtgattggtgaacaGTTTAGACAGTGTTTCGGTACTACCCCACCCTTTGCCAAAGCAGCACGTTCCTCTGTCTGCTCCGGTTTAGTTAAAGGAAAACGGCACTTGTTTTTCCATATTTCACTATGTTTCTTCCTTCAACTTAGATGAGTGATACATACCTCTCCCATCTCAGTGCGTGCACCTAATCACTGTAGCACGTGGCGCCACTAAGCTAGcgttcattccttaggatccaaatgGTTGAATTTAGAAggcaccaaacacttccatgttttccctctTTAAAGATGGTTATAGTTACACGTGTACAGTATTGCAGCATAAAATATAACGTGGTAATTTctcaggagtgatgatattactgcgccaGGGTCGAAGTGCAGCGAAGTGCTCTTCcgccatacattatagttatctcttttttttttcaatctgctTAGAAAAtcaccatgttttattttatgccgCCATACTTACTCATGTaaccgtctttaaatagggaaaacaggGAAAACATTgaagtgtttggtagcttctttGGATCTTAAGGAATGAATGCTAGTAAGCTAAACGCTAACATAGTGGTGCTACAAACTACACTGAGTAAATGAACGCACTGAGATGGGAGAGGTACATGTCAACTCGTCTGAATTGAGGGAAGAATATagtgaaatatggaaaaaaagTGGCGTTTTCCTTTAAGGATGGCGTTAATATGACACATTAGTTTGAGCCTGATTAAGACTCAAAGAATATTGAACAAGAGGCTTGCGTAGAGCCTTTGCACGATATGGTTATTGCAAGACATATTACAGTGGTAatgttactgttgttgttgttgttaatttttttttttttttttttgcctaaatcACCTTTTAGATAGGATGTCAGCAACTgcttaaaaaaatgcatgtactATGTACAGATAAGtgcatatgtattatttttattgtttactaaCTCATAATCATATTAACATGAATTGCAGTGAAActgttgaatttatttaaacCATAGTCTAGAGTTTCCCAAGCGCATTATGTATgcaatctcactctctctctataagtgtatatgtatatattttattattatttatatcttatttatcataatataattgttttaatatttgaaatggaTATTTATcatgataaatgtctttactatcacttttgattaatttaactaATCCTTGCTTAAATCATTAATTGCtttccaaataaaaaatgtaaaaattactaaccccaaaccctttaaacagtagtatatataatttatagtataatttctctatataacaataatattatttatatgatttaatttttgtcttttaacaaactgtaataaatatttttgcctTTGACTGACATCACAAAGCCCTGTCCTACATTTTTAACCTTGAATATTCTGTTTGAGATATTATGGATGTAACATCGGTTGCAAACGGTTTCATGTTGAATTAGTCTGTTTACAAATGCTAGCATTATCTTAACCGTTGATATTGATTCTTCACAGATAAGTGTCCAGCCACCAGTATCCTTCCCTCCCAAATCGGTCCGTCCCCTGTGGTCAACCATCTTCTTCTGGGCAGGAGGTCCAGACCCGGTCAGCGATCCTCACAGAATGGTATCATTCATAATGATGGAGGTCCTCAAGCCCACTCCACACCCAGCCAGAATCAGATGAATCGGACCAGACATCATTCACCCTGGCGTACACATGTGCGTGCGCACCGAAGGAACATCGCCAGGGCGCGAGCGCAACTCGGATTTGAAGATTCTTTAGAGATAGAAGACGGACTTACTGATGTGAGCAAAACAGAAGAAGCATCTGAAGAGGGAAGATGTGAGGATGAAGAGCAAGAGAAGGTGGAGACCATAAGCTCAGATGTCTCTCAGCAAGACCACATCTCCGGAGAAGCAGATGATCTCAAAGAGATCGACAACCAGTTGTCTTCTCTGCAACTGGAACCAGAACTTTTACCAGAAGCACCTTCTGATCCAACTCCTCAACCAGAAGCACCTTCTGATCCAACTCCTCAACCAGAAACAGCTTCTGATCCAACTCCTCACCCAGAAACACCTTCTGATCCAACTCCTCAACCAGAAACAGCTTCTGATCCACTTCCACCAACTCCACCAGAATCAGATTCGAATCCGAATACACCGACTCCACCACCAGAACCGCAGCCCGAGTCCAAACCCACGGCCTCTGCTTCATTTCCATTCTCCCAGCGACCAGGTTCAGACTCCTCCAGCTCAGAAAGTGGAGGCTCCCTCCAAAGAAACCCTTCAACGTTGGCAGGGGAACCTCCAAAACCACAGCAGATCTTCTCCCCGTTCCCTTGCATCAAAACCCCTCGCAAGTCCATCACTGCGAGAAACTTGGGCCTCTACGGTCCAAACGCCAGGACTCCCAGTGTGCATTTCCCCCAGATGAGCAGAGGCATGAACTGTGCTGGAAGCACCACAAAGCGCCGATGATGAATTGTCGAATACACACAAGCACTTATTTGATTCTTCATATGTGGGTTCACATCTCCAACCACGAAAGCACATCTCTAGCTTGCTTCCAGATACTCCAAAACATCTACATTTAGGAACCATATTGGATAATGTAATGCTTCCATGAAGTTTATAATATGAATTTATGAAGGCTGTTTACTTTTTTTGATGAAACCTTATCTAAACATCTGACACGTTCGGTTGAAGCTTTCGTGTCTCTTTTTGCATGGTCAGATCAGCAGTATTTGCTACGATGCACTGTGCATGTTTACTTACATGCTTCAAAGCTAGGAAAATCACAATCACATATATGTAAAATGCTGATGCTAAATGACTGAGAAATGCTGGCAGTACTGCATCACACAgtccaaaatgatttttttagcaCCCAGATACACTATTTAATCCTATAAATCAACAAATTTGTCTCTGTTTGCTCGTTTCTGTTGTTTATGACAACATTGCTGTTCATTTTTCCGTTATGTTTATGCCATTTTTCTCTTGATATGTCCTTCGTAAATTATTAATTTGCCATCTGAATGACAGAAGGTGTCATTGAGTTCTTCTCTTTTTGGATGCTTTTATTCTAAACCCTCCTGTTATTGAACGCCCCTTTGAATGTTTCTCTTCTCTCTATTAATCTTCGGTGCTTATGAGCAGTGGAGGATCACAAATGCCCCACAGAAAATAAAAGACGTGCAAGTATggaaaataacttttatgtttCTACTTATTTCAGCTGTTACCACTCCAATAAGTAATTTGTGTTTGCAACCACAGTATAACTTCGATGACACCTAGTCAAACTACATAGAtgaactgaataaaaatgtatgcatgttgTATGAACATGGCATATTCTTTTGTTATTGAATGAATACAACCACCAATATCTCACGCTGTCATGATTATGTGGGTGTCTTCAGAGTCTAATTTGTGCTCCGGttaaattataatgtaatatcaACACTCACCAGTCATTTAATCTACCATCTTTACAAGTGCCTCATGAATAATTGATATGTAAAATGCATTCAGCCTGAAGAGGTTTCATATTGAGCTCTTTAAGTGTGTGTTTAGTATGTTGTGAGACTTTAGTGTATCGTGGCATGAAATTGCAAAAGGGCACTTTGTTCATAAATGTTCACTTTAGTACTTCAGGGGTTTTGATGCTCATTGGCTGAAGCAACCACATTCTTGGAAAGGGAATTTCTAAAAAACCTAAAAGCATGTAACAAATTAATCTTGCCAATGAGGTACCTAGCTTTGTATTTCTTGAATATTTTTGTCTGATGTCTTTAAATCAGTCAGTTCACCACAAGTTCACAGGTGTAGAATAAGTTGATTAGGAACACGTTTTGCAAACATTACACCACCACAAGCGTTATCAGAATGTTAAACAGTTCTTTAGAATAAATAAACCGCCCTGGTTTGATAAGGTTTTAATAATTTATGGACTGTTTACAACAAGATTCACATGTTTTTGTGTGGTTAAGGCCCAAAAGCTTTCAGTGGCTTCTGTCTAAAGTCATGAATACATTAAAAGAAGGCCGAACTGAAGTAAAACTGCACCTCTGTTGTGAAAGTTGGATAAATTTGGTGAGTAACCACTCACTTGTTTATATCAGAGCTCAGACGGCCAGTGTTTCTTCGTCTTATGGGTTTCAATATGGTTTCATTGTATTTGCTTGTTTCCTTCAGAAAACTACAGTCATATACTTTATTTAGTAGCATCGCCATGTGTTAGCATGCCAAACATTTCTGACTAGCTAATAGTTGGCTATTCATGAGATGCCTCAGACGAGaagaaacatatttaaaaacaatttggaGTTGGGGATTTAAATGATTTGTGATTAATTTTATGAACTGACGAAAATGGCGGGAAATTCCTTATTCTTTAGGAATAAACACTAGATGTCGCTGTTGTTCTAGTCTGGCTTTACCGTTTAGGAGCAGATTGTGGGAAGAAATGTCCtagttataataaaacaaataactttaaaagcatatttaaacATGCTTATAATTAGTTTTTCCATGAAGCTTGTAAGTGGAAAGATGAAAGACGTGTAACTTTGTTTTTTAACCCTCTTTTGCCAAAACATGCTGAGAAAAGATCATGTTGAGCTAAAGCAAGCGTTATTAAGAATTCATTAGGGATATGATTTCCTTTAGGGAGAACATGTCATCATCATGATGGGCTCAAAACACTGGCTCTTGTCTTCCACACAGAGACATTATTGACGATATCATTGTAATTGTGTTCAGAAGGCACCACATGCTTCATCTACATCtaataataaatctataaaacATCGTAGTGTTCATAAATCCACATGAGAGAGATATTTCCTTGACTCCGGCTAATATGAAGATGAAGTGTTTCAAAAACGAAATAAATATACGATTGAACAGGCCTCAAAAATTGCTTCAGCTTCAGTTTGCTGTGTTTCATCTGCCCTAAAAGATCCAAATAAGTCCCAGTGTCATTTGTGCAGGATTTATGTATCACTGTGACCTTGTGAGAAAATGTCGGATGCAGATTTCCCAAGGGATCCTGGAATTGTCTGACTTTATAGTGTACTGATCGAATGGGCAGACGTGCCTGTTGAGACTGGCAAGGTGCCCAAGTTCTGCTGTTTGTGCTCCATGTATGATTTCCCTCAGGGGCCAATTTGTCTCATAGGGCAAAGGACAAAGCTTGAAATTCACCTATGAATAATACAATTGAGCAAGTTTGTTTTTCTGGTTGTCATGGTGATGCTTTAACACTTGCAGGGGTCAGAgatcgaattgattcaaatgaattTTTAATTTCTTAGTATTTCCTGTGAAGCAAACATCTGACCATCAGTCATataatcaatgcattttttttttaagattatagCAAACTATTAGAAATACAGCAGAatcttccatttctttttttattcgtttttcaaacaattttaattgtaaaaagttTATAtctctaattttatttaataccAGATAACCATATGATCCACTAATTAAACATCTCATAAAAAAGATAgattaaaaataatagaaaataagaagaattatttgtttttttatgattctaGCTACGTGATCCACAGCTGACAAATTATCATATAATTCTGGTTAAAAACAAtccaaataataaagtaaaattaaagttgTTTGTGATTATTCTAAGCCATATTATCCACAGCAGAAAAATTACTgcaatctaataataataaataaaaaaaatagttgagaTGATTTTCACAACATGATTCACGTCTGAAAAATTATtgctttataataaaaacaatagaaaaataatcaaataaaaataaactttttgtgaTTATTCTTACATGATCCACAGCTGTAATAtaactattttataatataataagattaatatatattatactaatatatatatatatatatatatatatatataaaataaataagaaatacaattattacaaatttaaaaatttgtacatttaaaaaacatacatatatagaaATCATTTTGGTTATAAAGATCTGCATTACATGTGCCATGATGATGCAGTGTGACTTCTGTTTTCCCGCCTATTTGAAATTCCTGTGGAAAACCTCATTCCTAGCCTTCCAGTAATTACTTTATTGAGAAGCAGAGATACTTCCGTTTTGTTAATTAACTGGCCGAGTGACGACTACAGTAATCCCTCAATCTAGCATCTGTTGGTTCGTGCAGACATGGATTATTTTCTCCGTCCCGTCGCGTCATACAGGGGCGGGGACTACATGTGTGAATCCGCTCCGCTCCTGCACGACTGCACAATAATCTACATGTCATAATCCATGCACGCATGACGAGGCGTACTCACACTTCCTCTTCGTTTCCGGCAGGATTACTCTAAGAGGAAGTGGAGGTTTacacaatctgtgtgtgtgtgtgtgtgtgtgtgtgtgtgtgtctgctgaaCGGGTGAGAGTTTAATAATAAAGATGTGCAGGAGAGTTCAAAGAGCCCACAAAATGCATTGtcaagcaaggtttttttttttttttttttttttttttttttttcaactgaaacTAGATATTTGGGAAGGATCATATGAAGTGCCATGTCACTTTTAACAAAAATTGCTTAGAAATGAACTGTTATTGATCtgctacaaataaaaaatatatatttttagaagttGTAAATTAACCCAATATTGTTGGAGTATGTTTTAGAAGGAGATCCTATTTTCTTTTGTTACTtcagaatttcacatttaattcattgtgttacttatggAAGGTAGTTTCAGCCAcggaataacaaaataaaaactttttttttctgtgattgtaaaaataataataataattgttcctacaattctgagaaaaaaagtcagaatttttaaTGTAAAGCTTGCCAATTATAAATCTCAcagttatgattttttaaaaatatatatatatattatatttataacaagAAAGTGTATATCACGTTCTGAATAATCTTCTAAAATTATGAATTATGTCTTGCCAATTCTGATTCTATATTTTGCAGTTCTGAAAAAATTCTAAAAggtttatttcacaattttgactttttctcagaaatgaaagatatattttagtttatttttattccttattattattgttacttacTATTCTTATAATTATGTAGAATTTACTAGCAGCTTCTGAGTAAAAACTTTTTCAAATTCATCCCAGTATTTGCTTTGCTAGTCAAAATTAGGTGTTGTTCAATTAGTATTTTCAGTCTATTtggttcagaaaaaaatattttaaaatgcacatattttaatttaacctatttttgtttaacttttataGTTCAAGGTCTTTTTAGAGCTGATAGAAGACTTTTTCTGGTCTGCATGTTTGATTGGTTGATCGGTTCACACTTTCGCTTACTCAATTCTCATTCATTTGACTTTCTCTATAACAGAAGTTAGGTGTCATTTCAGCAACACAAAACACAATCATAACATTTTCAATGTAAAGAGCAGACAAGTGCACAGGGCTGTTCTCTTGGTAATAATAACTACAATAATAACCTTTCAGCTACAGGAAAGGTCATACACACATTAAGAGCTTCACCCATGCATTCAGCAAATAGAAATGTAATAGTTTGATAAAAATCCATTATTAAAAGGTCAGGTGGTTTGTGATCTGCAAATAGATTTTAGAATAGTTTTTGCAATTGCACTTCTGATACTGTTACATACGCTTTGTCTGTCCGTCCCCACGGGCTCATAAACAGAGCATGGAACTAATGCCAGATATGTATTGATTAATAGTTTCATTGTAAATGTGTCCTGTGTGCTTAAAAATCATACGCTCATAAGGAGGGTCCAGCCGTCCTGATGGAAACAATGCCCTGCTCTTAAAAGGTGCCACACATACACGGTTGAATAAGACGTGGATATGACACCAGACATAAACACAGAGAgacaaataaaactaatattggAAGCATCAGACACGTCTTACCAGTGAACGTGTATATTCGGGTGGCTGGGTCTCATCTTGTGCCAATACCTGCAAGTTAGCACATGTATGTAACTCCTGCAATAGAAATAAACATATAGACATTGCCTTTGCCCTTTACTGTAAAGCAGGTGAAAGAATGTTGTTATTGCCAGCagttaaaagaaacattttgtattggAGACTACTGAAATAGGATATGGTAACCAGGAGACAAATAGCACAAGCAAATAAGAAATTAATTGATGTATTAtccaaataatgatttttattagtatgaaaaaataaagagaatcaaCACAACAgtgcataataaataattacatacataATAGACAGTATTTTATTGATTAAACCAAGGttccagtaaaaataaataaatgaataaaaaacaataaaataaaacgtttattttcaaataaaaataaaaaggtatttaTTGACACATGGTAC
Proteins encoded in this window:
- the LOC113048462 gene encoding TBC1 domain family member 30-like isoform X3, whose translation is MKQERFVSSKRSRVCVKRQNAAGGVGNIISNVLKKRNGISRRAPRLLCTLEPGVDTRLKFTIEPSLGKNGFQQWYDALKAVARLPVGIPKEWRKRVWLTLADQYLHSISIDWEKTMRFAFNDRSNPDDDTLGIQIVKDLHRTGCSSYCGQEAEQDRVVLKRVLLAYARWNKTVGYCQGFNVLAALILEVTEGNEGDALKVMIYLIDKVLPDSYFANNLRALSVDMAVFRDLLRLKLPELSQHLHHLQKVANREGGGSYEPPLTNVFTMQWFLTMFATCLPHHTVLKIWDSVFFEGSEMLLRVALAIWAKLGKRIEECQTADEFYSTMGCLTQEMLEHNLIDSNELMQTVYSMAPFPFPQLAELREKYTYNITPFPTPVRANSSLALHGWESDDDADVDDEDSIVTALGCLGPLGGLLAPEIQRYQKHLKDQRAEQSSHGSNMAELSPGAVGAGRAEHQAAINSMMLERMSTDISALKKQYSRIKQKQQQQTGLLYIHTDKCPATSILPSQIGPSPVVNHLLLGRRSRPGQRSSQNGIIHNDGGPQAHSTPSQNQMNRTRHHSPWRTHVRAHRRNIARARAQLGFEDSLEIEDGLTDVSKTEEASEEGRCEDEEQEKVETISSDVSQQDHISGEADDLKEIDNQLSSLQLEPELLPEAPSDPTPQPEAPSDPTPQPETASDPTPHPETPSDPTPQPETASDPLPPTPPESDSNPNTPTPPPEPQPESKPTASASFPFSQRPGSDSSSSESGGSLQRNPSTLAGEPPKPQQIFSPFPCIKTPRKSITARNLGLYGPNARTPSVHFPQMSRGMNCAGSTTKRR
- the LOC113048462 gene encoding TBC1 domain family member 30-like isoform X4 — translated: MKLTEMDSGVDTRLKFTIEPSLGKNGFQQWYDALKAVARLPVGIPKEWRKRVWLTLADQYLHSISIDWEKTMRFAFNDRSNPDDDTLGIQIVKDLHRTGCSSYCGQEAEQDRVVLKRVLLAYARWNKTVGYCQGFNVLAALILEVTEGNEGDALKVMIYLIDKVLPDSYFANNLRALSVDMAVFRDLLRLKLPELSQHLHHLQKVANREGGGSYEPPLTNVFTMQWFLTMFATCLPHHTVLKIWDSVFFEGSEMLLRVALAIWAKLGKRIEECQTADEFYSTMGCLTQEMLEHNLIDSNELMQTVYSMAPFPFPQLAELREKYTYNITPFPTPVRANSSLALHGWESDDDADVDDEDSIVTALGCLGPLGGLLAPEIQRYQKHLKDQRAEQSSHGSNMAELSPGAVGAGRAEHQAAINSMMLERMSTDISALKKQYSRIKQKQQQQTGLLYIHTGPRVEAETIEQHQASKQQKRHTDKCPATSILPSQIGPSPVVNHLLLGRRSRPGQRSSQNGIIHNDGGPQAHSTPSQNQMNRTRHHSPWRTHVRAHRRNIARARAQLGFEDSLEIEDGLTDVSKTEEASEEGRCEDEEQEKVETISSDVSQQDHISGEADDLKEIDNQLSSLQLEPELLPEAPSDPTPQPEAPSDPTPQPETASDPTPHPETPSDPTPQPETASDPLPPTPPESDSNPNTPTPPPEPQPESKPTASASFPFSQRPGSDSSSSESGGSLQRNPSTLAGEPPKPQQIFSPFPCIKTPRKSITARNLGLYGPNARTPSVHFPQMSRGMNCAGSTTKRR